The genome window tgtgttgaagacTAGTTATGGGTAAACAAAATTAACAAGAAGTTTACTGGACATGATGAGGACAGGACACTCTGAAAGCAAATGAAGAGATGGTAACTTTCTATGTAAACTATGTTATAATTGCATCACCTCTGAAAATGTCAGTAGGTTACTGCAAATGGATATAGATGAACAAAATGACTTGAAAATGAAAACTAATTGAGTAATTAAtgcattttatattttttctctATAGGCAATGGTCCTGGCAGTTATTACTGAGCATTCTCTCCCCCTCAAAATCGCACCTGTGTTGGTTGAGCTTAGCCAAAGCCTAGCTGCAGACAAGGCAGCACTAACCCAGTTGAAGCTATCCCGTACTGCAGCTTCTTATAAAATGATTTATGGTTTGGGCCAATCATTCTCTGAGAAAACCTTTGCCAATCTGCGTGCCTACCCATTCTCTCTGAACATTGATGAGAGTACATCTAATAGCTATAAGAAGGTCCTTTCCATGCTTGTCAGCTATTTTAACCCAGAACTAAATGAGGTTGTTGTAGAACACCTGGGTTCTCTTGAAGTCATAAAAGTCAATGCAGCGAATTTGGAGAGGGTTATATGTGATTTTTTTCCAGGAAAATAACAATCCCTGGTCAAACCTTATCAACAAAATGCTTGACTCATGTAATGTGATGCGTGGAAGCAAATCAGGACTAGAGACAAGGATACGCCAAAATCACTGCCCCACTCTTCTGGATGTGGATGGGGACTCATGTCATCATGTCCACAATGTGGCAAAGACATTCACTGCTCCATTCTCGAACTTCTTGGAGGCCCTCTTCACAGACATCCATACAGATCATCAGTGGGCATCAGATCAGGTATCTGGACatgcatttctttctttctttctttcttgttaaaaaaatgtgttgagTCTAACTGGATTATTAATTGTTTTGGTTTTGCTATTAGTTGAAGATGATATTTCTTAACTTGCAGTTGGATTACTTGAAGATGATTTGCGAGTTCTTGGATGTACCTTTCACAAATCCCCCAAGATTTATCTCACATCGCTGGCTGTCAGCATATGATGTTGGACTTGGGACCAAAAGAATGCTCCCAGCACTAAGGATACTTTACTATGGTTTCATGAAGACGCAGGACCAAGAAGTGTACAAGGAGGTTCTGCAAGACGTACAGAGAGTATGAATTGAGTGACCAGGCTCAAAGGAGGATTGAATTCATTCACAAGGATCTCTGCAAGAAGGGTATGTTTGTACCTAatggatgtatgtgtgcatgtatgtgatgTAACCATGTCAAAGGAGCAAAAATGCTACCACAAATTCTAGTGCTCTGTTGCAGTAAAATGATTTAGGCTATGAGTCTTATCTGCATGTGAGAGAACATCTATAGCTGCTGTATCAGTACAAGCACAAGTATTACTATTACTGCTATTACTGTTATAATCTGTACCACATTGAAACCATACCATTGGTATGTTGCACAGACTTTAAATCTGTATGTTCTGTTATCTATACATTATTGTTGAAGCAATGACTGGTCAGGGGAAGGATCGGAAGGCCCGAATTTGTCAGAAGATTTGGGTAGAAAGTCGAAAAGTGGACTTGCATCTTAGTGTCTACCTGGGTGTTCTCCCAATTTTGAAAGAGTATGTGATAGTCTTCCAAGTAAGTATTTTCCTATACAGTTTAATGCAAGAAATCAACATAAAGAGGTTTCTGATATTTATAGAAAAACAGCAGCAAGTTCAGTGTGTTCTAAAATGCTTTTTTAATGTTCATTAAAGGGAAGCAAGACTCTGGTGCACAAGCTGCATGACAAGCAGCTTGAGGTGTTTGTCAACTTTTTGGCCTGTTTCATAAAGCCTGAGCACCTTAAGATGTCACCAATCAAATTGCTGGAATTGGATTTGGCCCAAAAAAATTTCACTCGCAGATTTACCTTGGGAAAGTGGCAGAAGACATGGTTGCAGCCCACCCAAAGCATCCAGTTAGTATTTTAAATAACTtcactttatttttgaataATCTTCTGGGACATGCTGCTATCTACTGGTTAAAAATGCAAAAGTGTAATCATGAAAATTCATCATattggacaaataaaaatattgtaatTTGAAAATGTACATCTAGTGTCTAATTCTGAAATATTATTGTATTGTAGCAATGAAATTGGcaatataaatgtgtgttttgtatgctaTGTGTTGCAGGAAATCTTGGCTTTCATTGAAAATGTTTCCAAGGCATACATTACATGTGGGAAATACATGCAGGTCAAACTACCCCTCAAGAGCAAAACCCTGCAGGCCTTGTCCTCAATTGATCCTGTGGTGAGGGGCCATTCACAGGCTGTTACCCAGCTGAAGGAGTTGGCCAATATCTTAAAGCACTTGGTGCCCACAGAATGTGACCCCAGCCTGGACATCTTGCGGTACAATGTGGACCCCAACCTGCCGAACTATCAAGATGGAGATGATATTGTGAAGTGGTGGGCCCATGTCTTCAGGCTGGAGAAGTATCCTGCCCTCACACAGGTCGTCAGAGGTGCCCTCTCCATCTTCCATGGGCCTCTAGTAGAGGCTTCTTTCAGCCTTATGGGTGATGTGATTCACAAAAAAAGTGCCAACATGAGGATAGCCACCTTCAATGCAGTGCAAACTGTAAAATACACTCTTCGATCAAGGGGGAGGACCGGCATCACTATGTTCAAGAGGGAAGATGTCAAACTTGGGCCAGTGGATAAAACTGTTTGCCGCAACATCAGGGCTGCAGGGAAGAAGGATAAA of Alosa sapidissima isolate fAloSap1 chromosome 1, fAloSap1.pri, whole genome shotgun sequence contains these proteins:
- the LOC121685345 gene encoding uncharacterized protein LOC121685345; protein product: MVAAHPKHPEILAFIENVSKAYITCGKYMQVKLPLKSKTLQALSSIDPVVRGHSQAVTQLKELANILKHLVPTECDPSLDILRYNVDPNLPNYQDGDDIVKWWAHVFRLEKYPALTQVVRGALSIFHGPLVEASFSLMGDVIHKKSANMRIATFNAVQTVKYTLRSRGRTGITMFKREDVKLGPVDKTVCRNIRAAGKKDKSLRGKRIEEKKKRQADYGSRASCGSAERAKTTAQAEEKQEWPRHVAKQKNAASRKALETLAIAKKKKK